In Deinococcus psychrotolerans, a genomic segment contains:
- a CDS encoding inositol monophosphatase family protein, with the protein MTSPDFAPPDPAFTAYLDVATEAARAAGAIQLARAELAHDEKSKTTFSDLVTEVDALCEAEIRRVISAAYPAHAVLGEEEGQAGEGDFLWVVDPLDGTVNYARGYPVYCASVALEVRGVRVVGAVYDPTRRELFTATLGGGAFLNGARIRPSRTPSLLSPALISTGFPYNVASDRSNLTYLEKLLALGVPVRRPGAAALDLCNVASGRMDGYWETGLKRWDAAAGSLIVEEAGGVISDLGGQPTPYGHGIVAASALLHPELLAALSG; encoded by the coding sequence GTGACCTCGCCTGACTTTGCTCCGCCTGATCCAGCATTCACCGCCTACCTTGACGTGGCCACCGAAGCGGCCCGCGCTGCCGGAGCCATTCAACTCGCCCGCGCCGAACTCGCGCACGACGAGAAAAGCAAAACGACCTTCAGTGACCTCGTGACCGAAGTGGACGCCCTGTGCGAAGCCGAGATTCGGCGCGTGATCTCGGCGGCTTATCCGGCCCACGCCGTGCTGGGCGAGGAAGAAGGGCAGGCCGGTGAGGGCGACTTTTTGTGGGTGGTCGATCCCTTGGACGGTACCGTCAACTACGCACGCGGCTATCCGGTCTACTGCGCCTCGGTGGCCCTCGAGGTGCGCGGCGTGCGGGTGGTGGGCGCAGTCTACGATCCGACCCGGCGTGAGCTGTTCACCGCCACTTTGGGCGGCGGGGCGTTTCTCAACGGCGCACGGATTCGGCCCTCGCGCACGCCGAGCCTGCTCAGTCCGGCGCTGATTTCCACCGGCTTTCCGTACAACGTGGCGAGCGACCGCAGCAACCTGACCTACCTTGAAAAGTTGCTGGCGCTCGGCGTGCCGGTTCGCAGGCCCGGCGCGGCGGCACTGGATTTGTGCAACGTGGCCTCGGGCCGGATGGACGGCTACTGGGAAACCGGCCTCAAGCGCTGGGACGCGGCGGCGGGCAGCCTCATCGTGGAGGAAGCAGGCGGCGTCATCAGCGACCTCGGCGGCCAGCCGACGCCTTACGGACACGGCATCGTGGCGGCCAGTGCGCTGCTCCACCCCGAACTCTTAGCGGCGCTCAGCGGCTGA
- a CDS encoding alkaline phosphatase family protein, with amino-acid sequence MSGLKKHAQNKLGRSFILLGLLGFSLSSAQVPPTASNSPHIFLLILENHSYGQVIGNPNLPTLNALAKRGALARNYTGVTHPSLPNYVALIAGSTMNMVGDDPAQSFVGATLASQLADQRLTWKGYMQGLPAAGSNVNYAGLYGKKHNPFMLSSDLVKQPKQLANVVPFEQLQTDLQRGQVPNFSLLVPDLCHDLHGDLRCLGRANVERTGDAFVKKWADQIMASSVWKPGAALIITFDEGEDQQGGGGRVATILLTPGGQGGKVSDQPYNHYSLLRSMEDHLGVPPLREAARATPMSDLWP; translated from the coding sequence ATGTCAGGACTTAAAAAACATGCTCAGAACAAATTGGGCCGCTCGTTCATACTGCTCGGCTTACTGGGTTTCTCACTCAGTTCGGCTCAAGTTCCGCCGACTGCTTCAAACTCGCCGCACATTTTTCTGCTGATCCTTGAAAACCACAGTTACGGCCAAGTGATCGGCAATCCCAATCTGCCTACACTCAATGCGCTGGCAAAGCGCGGCGCACTGGCCCGCAACTATACTGGCGTGACCCATCCCAGTTTGCCCAATTACGTGGCTCTCATCGCGGGCAGCACCATGAACATGGTAGGCGACGACCCGGCGCAGTCATTTGTGGGCGCGACACTGGCCTCGCAACTCGCAGATCAGCGCCTGACCTGGAAAGGCTATATGCAGGGCTTGCCGGCGGCCGGTTCCAACGTGAACTACGCCGGGCTCTATGGCAAAAAGCACAACCCGTTCATGCTCAGCAGCGACCTTGTCAAGCAGCCGAAACAGCTTGCCAACGTCGTGCCGTTTGAGCAACTTCAGACCGACTTGCAGCGCGGCCAAGTGCCCAATTTCTCCTTGCTAGTGCCAGATTTGTGCCACGACCTGCACGGCGACTTGCGCTGCTTGGGCCGCGCCAACGTGGAGCGCACAGGCGACGCTTTCGTCAAAAAGTGGGCCGACCAGATCATGGCCTCTTCCGTTTGGAAACCCGGCGCGGCGTTGATCATCACCTTCGACGAAGGCGAGGATCAGCAGGGCGGCGGGGGACGGGTGGCGACCATCCTCTTGACGCCGGGCGGGCAGGGCGGCAAGGTCAGCGATCAGCCATACAACCATTACTCTTTGCTGCGCAGCATGGAAGACCACCTCGGTGTGCCGCCGCTGCGGGAAGCCGCCCGCGCGACGCCGATGAGCGATCTCTGGCCGTGA
- the purB gene encoding adenylosuccinate lyase — MIDRYLTPEMKVLWSEANRYRAWLKVELSALEAQAQLGEVPADAYRTLAPLTGADPLDEAFAVRVAEIENVTRHDIVAFTTALTERYGDPARFVHHGLTSTDVVDTAQNLLLDEALDIILADVAALREVCRVQAVTYKHTPTIGRTHGIHAEPMTFGLKFLNWMTALDRDRERLKAAQQRVRVVMLSGSVGTYAHVSPKIEEAVAAAWQWQPAPVTNQTLARDRHAEVLSAIAILGTTLEKISVEIRHLQRSEVREAMEPFGKGQKGSSSMPHKKNPILTENVTGMARLLRGYLVTALENVALWHERDISHSSAERVILPDATGLASYATRRLTGVLRDLVVFPERMLKNLNDLGGLVFSQRVLHLLIDEKGLGREAAYSIVQRNALQSWESGEGLRDLLKADPENPLNDADLDEAFKLEWYLREVDAIYGRFEL; from the coding sequence ATGATTGACCGTTACCTGACGCCCGAAATGAAAGTCCTGTGGAGTGAAGCCAACCGCTACCGTGCTTGGCTCAAAGTCGAACTCAGCGCTTTAGAGGCGCAGGCCCAGCTCGGTGAAGTGCCTGCTGACGCTTACCGCACCCTCGCTCCGCTGACCGGGGCCGACCCCCTCGACGAGGCTTTCGCGGTGCGGGTGGCCGAGATCGAAAACGTGACGCGGCACGACATCGTGGCCTTTACCACCGCCCTGACCGAGCGCTACGGCGATCCGGCCCGCTTCGTGCATCATGGGCTGACCAGCACCGACGTGGTGGACACCGCCCAGAACCTGCTGCTCGACGAAGCGCTGGACATCATTTTGGCCGACGTTGCCGCTCTTCGGGAAGTCTGCCGCGTCCAGGCCGTGACGTACAAGCACACGCCCACGATTGGCCGCACCCACGGCATTCACGCCGAGCCGATGACCTTTGGCCTCAAATTCCTCAACTGGATGACGGCGCTCGACCGCGACCGCGAGCGCCTCAAGGCGGCCCAGCAGCGCGTCCGGGTGGTGATGCTTTCCGGCTCGGTGGGCACCTACGCCCACGTCAGCCCCAAAATCGAAGAAGCGGTGGCCGCCGCCTGGCAGTGGCAACCCGCGCCCGTCACCAATCAAACGCTGGCACGTGACCGCCACGCCGAAGTGCTGTCGGCCATCGCCATTTTGGGCACCACCTTGGAAAAGATTTCGGTGGAAATCCGTCACCTTCAGCGCAGCGAAGTGCGCGAGGCGATGGAGCCGTTCGGCAAAGGGCAAAAAGGCAGTTCCTCGATGCCGCACAAGAAAAACCCGATTTTGACCGAGAATGTCACCGGCATGGCGCGGCTCCTGCGCGGCTATCTGGTGACAGCCCTGGAGAATGTGGCGCTGTGGCACGAGCGCGATATTAGCCATTCCAGCGCCGAGCGGGTCATTTTGCCGGACGCCACCGGCCTGGCGAGCTACGCCACCCGCCGCCTAACCGGGGTGCTGCGCGACCTCGTGGTCTTTCCGGAGCGGATGCTGAAAAACCTCAACGATTTGGGCGGTCTGGTGTTTAGCCAGCGGGTACTGCATCTGCTGATCGACGAAAAGGGGCTGGGCCGTGAAGCCGCCTATTCAATCGTCCAGCGCAACGCCCTGCAAAGCTGGGAAAGCGGCGAGGGCCTGCGCGACCTGCTCAAAGCCGATCCCGAAAACCCGCTGAACGACGCCGATTTGGATGAAGCCTTCAAATTGGAGTGGTATTTGCGCGAGGTGGACGCGATTTACGGACGGTTTGAACTGTAA
- a CDS encoding BON domain-containing protein, whose product MWPFGKSTADRVKEALNAQPQLKDLGLQVSESGGNVSVTGMVPNERYGQLVNVVAEGINGVKSVDISGLVAQQNTSEVQVSAPTPTADVGSSDDVTESGSQGGSVMQSDPAQSSSANSSVDAAIAAAVDNSKIAKAVYHAIRSNGELADDPIDVLQSGKSVILRGAVDSDHEQRLAEQIARGVEGVSGVDISGLKVVAQAKEMHKDRDEVSGDATYTVKSGDTLSAIAEKYFGDAMRYKDIAHLNNISNPDAIQAGQVLKIPSA is encoded by the coding sequence ATGTGGCCATTTGGAAAATCGACTGCCGACCGTGTGAAAGAAGCCCTCAATGCCCAGCCCCAACTCAAGGATCTGGGCCTTCAAGTCAGCGAAAGTGGCGGCAATGTCAGCGTGACTGGCATGGTGCCCAATGAGCGCTACGGCCAACTCGTCAATGTGGTGGCCGAAGGGATCAACGGCGTCAAGAGTGTGGACATCAGCGGCTTGGTGGCTCAGCAAAACACCAGCGAAGTGCAGGTGAGTGCCCCGACACCCACCGCCGATGTCGGCAGCAGCGACGACGTGACCGAATCCGGCTCGCAGGGCGGCAGCGTGATGCAGAGTGATCCTGCCCAGAGCAGCTCCGCGAACAGCAGTGTGGACGCCGCTATCGCCGCCGCTGTGGACAACAGCAAAATCGCCAAAGCGGTTTACCACGCTATTCGCAGCAACGGCGAACTGGCCGACGATCCGATTGACGTGCTGCAAAGCGGCAAGAGCGTCATCTTGCGCGGCGCGGTCGACAGCGACCACGAGCAGCGCCTCGCTGAGCAAATCGCACGCGGCGTCGAAGGCGTGTCAGGCGTGGACATCAGCGGTCTGAAAGTGGTGGCGCAGGCCAAAGAGATGCACAAAGACCGCGACGAAGTGAGCGGCGACGCCACCTACACCGTCAAGTCGGGCGATACCCTCAGCGCCATTGCCGAGAAGTATTTCGGTGACGCCATGCGCTACAAAGACATTGCCCACCTCAACAACATCTCCAACCCCGACGCCATTCAGGCCGGGCAAGTCCTCAAGATTCCCAGCGCTTAA